A stretch of DNA from Manihot esculenta cultivar AM560-2 chromosome 7, M.esculenta_v8, whole genome shotgun sequence:
CGGATGAACAATCCAAAGAAGGATTGGAGCAAGAGATCAAGGTTGTTAGCAGTGTGAGTCATAAAAATCTTGTTAAACTGTTCGGATACTGTATCGAAGGACCCAATAGATTGCTTGTTTTGGAGTATGTTCCCCAAAGatcattaaaatttcatttacatGGTGAGTTGTTTTATGCAGCAAgacatatgaaaaataaaaaaaattattacttaatccCTATGGTATAGataaacttattaattagtcattcgattttgaaaaatatattaaaacaacccggatattttaaaaagtctactactTAATCTATTCGTTAATTTTgctgttaattattttattatttagtccctatgattttgaacaatttattagttggtctttcaaatttttaataagtttactaattagtcatttCGTATCAAggatatttagatttttttacaatacttaACGGTTAAAAATAACGGATaaactaactagtagactttttaaaacgtCAGAGATGTttcaatgtatttttcaaaatcaagaGACCAATTAGTGATTTTCTCCATATCATAAggattaagtaataatttttcttaaaatgtgaAGTTAAAGATCCATCTCACTTATAAGAAATGGCGCAGGAAACAATATTCTAGAGTGGAAGAATAGAATGAAAATTGCTATAGGATCAGCTAAAGGGTTGGAATACCTTCATGAACTATGTGAGTAGATGACTTTACATATgttatttttcttgtttttaaattacatgttaattataattattactaaatgcttttattttctttacatAGGCAAACCCAAAATTATACATTGTGATATTAAGGCTGATAATATTCTTATTGACGACAATTTTGAACCTAAGGTAGGTCTTACatattgaatattgaatgacTATATTTTGAGAAGAATTTAGAGCTAAATGCtaagataatttttaaatgatataCAATAGAAAATTGTAGAAACTCTTTTCTTTGACATTTGAATGTAAGTTTAATTTTACTTGACTTTGatattaaattagtttttaattGTCTTTTGTATTAAATTATATGCTGCAGGACATCTATTGATTCTACATAAACTATTTTTTACAGGTTGCAGATTTTGGTCTTGCATTGTTTTTCCAGAAATCGGTAGCCTCACTCACATCTCTAGATCAAATAAGGGGAACTGAAGTGTAAGATGTTAATTTTCCTAAGAGGTCTAATATAAGAACATTATAGTCTGATTTCttataattaatgaaataaaaataaagaaaaattccaTTTTTAGGTTTCACTTTCAAAAGTTTCGATTTTTCTAaaagatgttttaatgattCTTTAATATAGTTATGCAGATCCAGAGAATTATCCTTCTCAGAAAGTATCTGAAAAGTCAGATGTTTATTCCTATGGTGTAGTGCTATTAGAGCTAATAACCGGGAGAAAAACTAAAGTGGAAGGCGTGGAAGGCATAGATATTGTTATTTGGGTATGACACTCGTCTTAATAGtcgatatattttaaaatttatatactctttcaattttcttaaataatatACTAACTTCAATGTGTAATATAAtagtagaaaaataaattttaataagaaaataacaatgacgttcttttatttattgatttttaggCGAAACCTCGAATTGAATATACTTTTCGCAGTGGAGATTTTACAAATCTTGTAGATCCTAAATTACAAATGAATTGCATCGAAGAGGAATTAAGAATAATGGTTTGTTGCGCTACAGCTTGTGTATACAAACCTTCACACTTTCGCCCACCAATGAAAGAGGTTAACATTCTATTCCATTATCTATTGCACTTCTTTATCCTTTATGTTATTGATTATCTATCAAAGCATTTGTCCTAATCAACGTTAACGTAGTGGTTCATGAGATGTAAAGAGGATGCACGCTTGAGTTTTTATCTCTACTGCTAAGCAATATCTACCTTCAACTAATTCTCAATGTTATCTCTAGTTCTTCGGATCTCTTTGTGTTAACTCCCATTAATGAATTCTTTTGCATTGCTATGTTATGCAGATAGTTCGAGCTCTCGAAGGATATATGAATATAAAGGATATATGGGATGAGAAGAATGACAACAAATTCTTGAGTGGTACTCCATATGAATACACATTTCTAAAGGAATTCAATATATTATACGTATTGCCATGAGAAATGATATACTAAAGTTCCTGTTTTGCTTTTATTATACCACTTCTCTAATTTACACATTCTCTTCCTTGGCCAGATAACCCTAAGCCTAATGGTTCTCATAATGTTGACGAGTTCCAGCATACGGTACCAAAGGCT
This window harbors:
- the LOC122724032 gene encoding proline-rich receptor-like protein kinase PERK3, with the protein product MACLMNCFRNTETNPSIDSRERFGLGEYSYGKLADSTDKFSNANLLGEGGFGQVYKGSLNGNVVAVKKLKQLPDEQSKEGLEQEIKVVSSVSHKNLVKLFGYCIEGPNRLLVLEYVPQRSLKFHLHGNNILEWKNRMKIAIGSAKGLEYLHELCKPKIIHCDIKADNILIDDNFEPKVADFGLALFFQKSVASLTSLDQIRGTEV